The following are encoded in a window of Bradyrhizobium guangdongense genomic DNA:
- a CDS encoding CpaF family protein — protein sequence MFGKRSGTDTDFRAPKPGAVSPEPAPAPAPTVSRAPPPPAIASPPLAPSRPVPVMETRRSDNYYEVKATIFGALIEAIDLAQLAKLDSESAREEIRDIVNEIIAIKNIVMSIAEQEELLDDICNDVLGYGPLEPLLARDDIADIMVNGAGTVFIEVSGKIQRTGIRFRDNQQLLNICQRIVSQVGRRVDESSPICDARLADGSRVNAIVPPLAIDGPALTIRKFKKDKLTLDQLVKFGAISPEGAEILQIIGRVRCNVLISGGTGSGKTTLLNCLTNYIEHDERVITCEDAAELQLQQPHVVRLETRPPNIEGEGQVTMRELVRNCLRMRPERIIVGEVRGPEAFDLLQAMNTGHDGSMGTLHANNPREALSRCESMITMGGFSLPSRTIREMICASIDVIVQAARLRDGSRRITHITEVMGMEGDTIITQDIFLYDLIGEDANGKIIGQHRSTGIGRPKFWERARYYGEEKRLAAALDAAEKKPNT from the coding sequence GTGTTCGGTAAGCGTAGCGGAACAGACACCGACTTTCGGGCTCCCAAGCCCGGCGCCGTGTCGCCAGAGCCTGCCCCGGCTCCGGCGCCGACGGTGTCGCGCGCGCCGCCCCCGCCGGCCATCGCTTCCCCGCCCCTCGCCCCCTCCCGGCCCGTGCCGGTCATGGAGACCCGGCGCTCGGACAATTATTACGAGGTCAAGGCGACCATCTTCGGCGCCCTGATCGAGGCGATCGACCTCGCCCAGCTCGCCAAGCTCGATTCGGAGTCCGCGCGCGAGGAAATCCGCGACATCGTCAACGAGATCATCGCGATCAAGAACATCGTGATGTCGATCGCCGAGCAGGAAGAGTTGCTCGACGACATCTGTAACGATGTGCTCGGCTATGGCCCGCTCGAGCCGCTCCTTGCGCGCGACGACATCGCCGACATCATGGTGAACGGGGCCGGCACGGTCTTCATCGAAGTCAGCGGCAAGATCCAGCGCACCGGAATCCGTTTCCGCGACAATCAACAGCTCCTCAACATCTGTCAGCGCATCGTCAGCCAGGTCGGCCGGCGCGTCGACGAATCCTCGCCGATCTGCGACGCGCGTCTCGCCGACGGCTCCCGCGTCAACGCCATCGTGCCGCCGCTCGCGATCGACGGCCCCGCGCTTACCATCCGCAAGTTCAAGAAGGACAAGCTGACGCTGGATCAGCTCGTCAAGTTCGGGGCGATCTCGCCGGAGGGCGCGGAGATCCTCCAGATCATCGGCCGCGTACGCTGCAACGTGCTGATCTCCGGCGGTACCGGCTCCGGCAAGACGACGCTGCTCAACTGTCTGACCAACTATATCGAGCACGACGAGCGCGTCATCACCTGCGAGGACGCCGCCGAGCTCCAGCTCCAGCAGCCGCACGTGGTGCGCCTCGAAACCCGCCCGCCCAACATCGAGGGCGAAGGCCAGGTCACGATGCGCGAACTGGTGCGCAACTGCCTGCGCATGCGTCCCGAACGCATCATCGTCGGCGAAGTCCGTGGCCCGGAGGCGTTCGACCTGCTCCAGGCCATGAACACCGGCCACGACGGCTCGATGGGAACGCTGCACGCCAACAATCCCCGCGAAGCGCTCTCGCGCTGCGAATCCATGATCACGATGGGCGGCTTCTCCCTTCCTTCGCGAACAATTCGCGAGATGATCTGCGCCTCGATCGACGTCATCGTCCAGGCCGCGCGCCTGCGCGACGGCTCGCGGCGCATCACGCACATCACCGAGGTGATGGGCATGGAAGGCGACACCATCATCACCCAGGACATCTTCCTCTACGACCTGATCGGCGAGGACGCCAACGGCAAGATCATCGGTCAGCACCGATCGACCGGCATCGGCCGTCCGAAGTTCTGGGAACGCGCACGCTATTACGGCGAAGAGAAACGCCTTGCCGCCGCGCTCGACGCTGCGGAAAAGAAACCGAACACGTGA
- a CDS encoding AAA family ATPase: MISYARQTQEQQPEAPPPPVEEHIAPAPRVSVQAFCETVETAAAVQSAGEDRRLGKAHLKIQMGGMAAAIEAYRSAPTPNVIVLESDGRSDLLTGLDQLATVCDAGTRVVVIGRINDVMLYRELVRRGVSDYVLAPVGAIDVVRSICNLFSAPEAKAVGRIIAVVGAKGGVGASTISHNVAWAIARDLAMDAVVADLDLAFGTAGLDYNQDPPQGIADAVFSPDRVDTAFIDRLLSKCTDHLSLLAAPATLDRVYDFGTDAFDAVFDTLRATMPCIVLDIPHQWSGWTKRALIGADDILIVAAPDLANLRNTKNLFDLLKAARPNDRPPLYCLNQVGIPKRPEIAASEFAKAIESQPVVSIPFEPQIFGAAANNGQMIAEISANHKSIEMFLQIAQRLTGRSETKKQKSSLLSPLIEKLRGK; encoded by the coding sequence ATGATCAGCTACGCGCGCCAGACACAAGAACAGCAGCCGGAAGCCCCTCCGCCGCCGGTCGAGGAGCATATTGCGCCCGCGCCGCGCGTTTCGGTCCAGGCCTTCTGCGAAACCGTGGAGACCGCCGCCGCCGTGCAATCGGCCGGCGAGGATCGCCGCCTCGGCAAGGCCCATCTGAAGATCCAGATGGGCGGCATGGCGGCTGCGATCGAAGCCTATCGCTCGGCGCCCACGCCGAACGTGATCGTGCTCGAGAGCGACGGCCGCAGCGACCTGCTGACCGGGCTCGACCAGCTCGCCACCGTCTGCGACGCCGGCACCCGCGTGGTCGTGATCGGCCGCATCAACGACGTCATGCTCTACCGTGAGTTGGTGCGTCGCGGCGTCAGCGACTACGTGCTCGCACCGGTCGGTGCCATCGATGTGGTGCGCTCGATCTGCAACCTGTTCTCGGCTCCCGAAGCCAAGGCGGTCGGCCGCATCATCGCCGTAGTTGGAGCCAAGGGCGGCGTCGGCGCCTCCACCATCTCACACAACGTCGCCTGGGCGATTGCGCGGGACCTCGCGATGGACGCCGTGGTCGCCGACCTCGACCTGGCGTTCGGCACCGCCGGGCTCGACTACAATCAGGACCCGCCGCAGGGCATCGCAGACGCCGTATTCTCGCCCGACCGCGTCGACACCGCCTTCATCGACCGCCTGTTGTCGAAATGCACGGACCATCTGAGCCTGCTGGCGGCACCGGCGACGCTCGACCGGGTCTATGATTTCGGCACCGACGCCTTCGATGCGGTATTCGACACGCTGCGTGCGACCATGCCCTGCATCGTGCTCGACATCCCGCATCAATGGTCGGGCTGGACCAAGCGCGCTCTGATTGGCGCCGACGACATTTTGATCGTGGCGGCACCCGACCTCGCCAATCTGCGCAACACCAAAAACCTGTTCGATCTGCTCAAGGCCGCGCGCCCCAACGACCGCCCGCCACTATACTGCCTGAACCAGGTCGGCATCCCCAAGCGGCCGGAGATCGCCGCCAGCGAATTCGCCAAGGCGATCGAGAGCCAGCCAGTGGTTTCGATCCCGTTCGAGCCGCAGATCTTCGGCGCTGCCGCCAACAACGGCCAGATGATCGCGGAGATCTCCGCGAACCACAAGTCGATCGAGATGTTCCTCCAGATCGCCCAGCGCCTGACCGGCCGCAGCGAGACGAAGAAACAAAAGTCGTCCCTGCTTTCACCGCTGATTGAGAAGTTGCGGGGAAAATAA
- a CDS encoding CpaD family pilus assembly protein, whose product MTIRPPQLRKRAIALGSALVGIALALGGCQHDEVTTASIPDDYKQRHPIAIEEQNRSIVVFVGHARGGLTAAQRADVMGLASTWLHEGTGAIHIDVPTGMPNARPVAESMHEIQAMLAAAGVPPRGVIARPYRPEDKRFLPPIRLTYSKIAAVAGPCGLWPEDIGPSMKNKSWFENKDYYNFGCAYQRNLAAMVDNPTDLEQPRPETPAYTVRRTAAFEKYRKGNPTAVSYPEAERAKLSDTGK is encoded by the coding sequence ATGACCATAAGACCACCCCAGCTTCGCAAGCGCGCCATCGCCCTCGGCAGCGCGCTGGTCGGCATCGCGCTCGCGCTCGGCGGCTGCCAGCATGACGAAGTGACTACGGCCTCCATTCCCGACGACTACAAGCAGCGTCATCCGATCGCGATCGAGGAGCAGAACCGCTCGATCGTGGTCTTTGTCGGTCACGCCCGCGGCGGCTTGACCGCCGCTCAGCGCGCCGACGTGATGGGCCTGGCCTCGACCTGGCTGCACGAGGGCACCGGTGCCATCCACATCGACGTGCCGACGGGGATGCCCAACGCCCGTCCGGTGGCGGAATCCATGCACGAGATCCAGGCGATGTTGGCGGCCGCGGGCGTGCCGCCGCGCGGCGTCATCGCTCGCCCCTATCGGCCCGAGGACAAGCGCTTCCTGCCGCCGATCCGGCTGACCTATTCGAAGATCGCCGCGGTCGCGGGTCCGTGCGGCCTGTGGCCGGAGGACATCGGCCCCTCGATGAAGAACAAGAGTTGGTTCGAGAACAAGGACTATTACAATTTCGGCTGCGCCTACCAGCGCAACCTCGCGGCGATGGTCGACAATCCCACCGACCTCGAACAGCCGCGACCTGAAACACCGGCCTACACGGTGCGGCGTACCGCCGCCTTCGAGAAATATCGCAAGGGTAATCCGACGGCGGTCTCTTATCCCGAGGCCGAAAGGGCCAAACTCAGCGACACCGGCAAATGA
- a CDS encoding type II and III secretion system protein family protein, translating into MKCRADLATMRTSIVRALSFSAALALTLNPALTPVIAADYRPAAPVGADGQMNARFLSLGVGKSIVIDLPRDIKDVLVADPKIANAVVRSAQRAYIIGATVGQTNIVFFDSAGQQIAAYDIAVKRDLNGVRAALKQILPNSDIQIDGLGEGVVLTGTAANPLEAQQANDLAARLVGGVDKVVNSIVVRGRDQVMLKVTVAEVQRNIVKQLGIDLSANLNYGTSVVSFTNTNPFTALGHNLVDGNNLTTKFGGGPSVQATLRAMETAGVIRTLAEPNLTAISGESATFIAGGEFPVPAGYACDPTTHVCTTQISFKKFGISLNFTPVVLTEGKISLRVMTEVSELSNENSITLSQAVTSTSVNSVTVPSIRTRRAETSLEIPSGGAMAMAGLIQQQTKQAVSGLPGLMQLPILGTLFRSRDFVNNATELVVIVTPYVVRATAPKDLSRPDDGFAAPADPQAELIGNINRIYGVPGKTEPARNYRGTYGFITD; encoded by the coding sequence ATGAAATGCAGGGCAGATCTGGCAACGATGCGGACCTCGATCGTTCGCGCCCTGTCGTTCTCGGCCGCTCTCGCGCTGACGCTCAATCCCGCGCTGACGCCCGTGATCGCGGCAGACTACCGTCCCGCGGCACCGGTTGGGGCCGACGGCCAGATGAACGCGCGCTTCCTCTCGCTCGGCGTTGGCAAGTCGATCGTGATCGACCTGCCGCGCGACATCAAGGACGTGCTGGTCGCCGATCCCAAGATCGCCAATGCCGTAGTGCGCTCGGCGCAGCGCGCCTACATCATCGGCGCCACGGTCGGCCAGACCAACATCGTGTTCTTCGATTCCGCCGGCCAGCAGATCGCGGCCTACGACATCGCGGTCAAGCGCGATCTCAACGGCGTGCGCGCTGCGCTCAAGCAGATCCTGCCGAATTCCGACATCCAGATCGACGGTCTCGGCGAGGGAGTCGTCCTGACCGGCACGGCCGCCAACCCGCTGGAAGCGCAGCAGGCCAACGATCTCGCCGCGCGCCTCGTCGGCGGCGTCGACAAGGTGGTGAACTCGATCGTGGTCCGCGGCCGCGACCAGGTGATGCTGAAAGTGACGGTGGCCGAGGTCCAGCGCAACATCGTCAAGCAGCTCGGCATCGATCTGTCCGCGAACCTGAACTACGGCACCTCCGTGGTGAGCTTCACCAACACCAACCCGTTCACGGCGCTCGGCCACAATCTCGTCGATGGCAACAATCTGACGACGAAATTCGGCGGGGGCCCCTCGGTCCAGGCCACCTTGCGCGCAATGGAAACCGCGGGCGTGATCCGTACGCTGGCCGAGCCGAACCTGACCGCGATCTCCGGCGAATCGGCGACCTTCATTGCCGGCGGCGAATTTCCGGTGCCGGCAGGCTATGCGTGCGATCCCACCACGCATGTCTGTACCACCCAGATCAGCTTCAAGAAGTTCGGCATCTCGCTCAACTTCACACCCGTGGTTCTGACCGAAGGCAAGATCAGCCTCCGGGTGATGACCGAGGTCTCGGAACTGTCGAACGAAAATTCGATCACACTGTCCCAGGCCGTGACCTCGACGTCGGTGAACTCGGTGACGGTGCCTTCGATCCGGACCCGCCGCGCCGAGACCTCGCTGGAAATTCCTTCCGGTGGCGCGATGGCGATGGCCGGCCTGATCCAGCAGCAGACCAAGCAGGCGGTGAGCGGATTGCCGGGCCTGATGCAGCTGCCGATCCTCGGCACGCTCTTCCGCAGCCGCGACTTCGTCAACAACGCGACCGAGCTGGTCGTGATCGTGACGCCCTACGTCGTTCGCGCTACGGCGCCAAAGGACCTGTCGCGCCCGGATGACGGCTTCGCGGCGCCCGCGGATCCGCAGGCCGAACTGATCGGCAACATCAACCGCATCTACGGCGTGCCCGGCAAGACCGAGCCGGCGCGCAACTATCGCGGTACCTACGGCTTCATCACCGACTGA
- the cpaB gene encoding Flp pilus assembly protein CpaB → MNRARIVVLAVAICAGGIAAYLASSTDSAPPPAAPVAQLPTTDVLVAKNDIGLGQTVKPEDVQWQTWPTATASATFIRRSERPDGATQVVGSIARAPFIQGEPIRDQKLVKADGSGFMAAILPSGMRAISTEISPETGAGGFILPNDRVDVLLTRRLKNPDQSSGAPDVVTSEIILTNVRVLAIDQAPKEKDGQNAVIGKTVTLELNPAQTQALSSARQAGTLSLALRSIADVKATEITLDESAQKRDGVSIIRYGIPSSTSKAR, encoded by the coding sequence ATGAATCGGGCACGCATAGTCGTCCTGGCGGTCGCCATCTGCGCCGGCGGTATCGCCGCGTATCTGGCGAGCAGCACGGACTCTGCGCCGCCTCCAGCGGCTCCGGTCGCGCAGCTTCCCACCACCGACGTTCTGGTCGCCAAGAACGACATCGGTCTCGGCCAGACCGTCAAGCCCGAAGACGTACAATGGCAGACCTGGCCGACCGCGACGGCCAGCGCTACCTTCATCCGCCGCAGTGAGCGCCCTGACGGCGCCACCCAGGTCGTCGGCTCGATCGCGCGCGCCCCATTCATCCAGGGCGAGCCGATCCGCGACCAGAAGCTGGTCAAGGCCGACGGCTCCGGCTTCATGGCCGCGATCCTGCCGAGCGGCATGCGTGCCATCTCGACCGAAATCTCTCCGGAGACCGGTGCCGGCGGCTTCATCCTTCCCAACGATCGCGTCGACGTGTTGCTCACCCGCCGCCTCAAGAATCCGGACCAGAGCAGCGGCGCGCCGGACGTCGTGACGTCCGAAATCATCCTGACCAATGTCCGCGTCCTCGCCATCGACCAGGCGCCGAAGGAGAAGGACGGCCAGAATGCGGTGATCGGCAAGACCGTGACCCTGGAACTCAATCCGGCGCAGACCCAGGCGCTTTCCTCCGCCCGCCAGGCTGGAACGCTATCGCTGGCGCTGCGCAGCATTGCCGACGTCAAGGCGACCGAGATCACGCTCGACGAATCCGCACAGAAGCGCGACGGCGTCTCGATCATTCGATACGGCATCCCGAGCTCGACCTCGAAAGCACGATGA
- a CDS encoding A24 family peptidase translates to MILDLARLLLFPALMAFAAASDLFTMTISNRVSMALVAGFFVLALAGGMAPYEVLSHVGAGALLLVVAFTCFAMGWMGGGDAKVAASVALWFGFAQLMDFLLYASLFGGALTLLLLQFRQWPLPYGLAGQAWLARLHAKESGIPYGIALALGALMIYPETEWVKAIDLAHLALR, encoded by the coding sequence ATGATCCTTGACCTTGCGCGCCTTCTGCTCTTCCCGGCCCTGATGGCGTTTGCAGCCGCCAGCGATCTCTTCACCATGACGATCTCGAACCGCGTGTCGATGGCGCTGGTCGCAGGTTTCTTCGTGCTTGCTCTCGCCGGTGGCATGGCACCTTACGAGGTGCTGAGCCATGTCGGCGCCGGCGCGTTGCTCCTCGTCGTGGCCTTTACCTGCTTTGCGATGGGCTGGATGGGAGGTGGCGACGCCAAGGTCGCAGCTTCGGTGGCGCTCTGGTTCGGCTTCGCTCAATTGATGGACTTCCTGCTGTACGCCTCGCTGTTCGGCGGAGCGCTGACGCTGCTTCTACTCCAATTTCGGCAATGGCCGCTGCCTTACGGGCTCGCCGGTCAGGCCTGGCTGGCGCGGCTGCACGCCAAGGAGAGCGGCATTCCCTACGGCATCGCGCTCGCGCTTGGCGCATTGATGATCTATCCCGAGACCGAATGGGTGAAGGCGATCGATCTCGCTCACCTCGCACTGCGCTGA
- a CDS encoding Flp family type IVb pilin, whose translation MKHLIARFAKDESGATAIEYGLIAAGIALAIITVVNQLGTTLNAKFTSISSSLK comes from the coding sequence ATGAAGCACCTGATTGCGCGTTTCGCCAAGGATGAATCCGGCGCCACCGCCATCGAATACGGCCTGATCGCCGCCGGCATCGCGCTGGCGATCATCACCGTCGTCAACCAGCTCGGCACCACGCTGAACGCCAAGTTCACCTCGATCAGCTCCTCGCTGAAGTAA
- a CDS encoding sterol desaturase family protein, whose amino-acid sequence MSSLPMQVALMLGETIEKVIPVTLVLALVFTVLEHFWACNPGPSWWRKREIVTDICYWFFVPVFARTMRIGLLIVTAGIVFNIHDADELIAFYDNGHGPLSQLPLWLQGVLFLVASDFMLYWLHRLFHGGGFWKYHAVHHSSEEISWISAARFHPVNLMLGTIGVDVVLLMAGISPNVMIWVGPFTTFHSAFVHANLNWTFGPFRYVLATPVFHRWHHTPLEEGGDTNFAGTFPIWDVLFGTYRMPNGELPQGYGKDEATMPKEFPGQLAYPFRH is encoded by the coding sequence ATGTCGAGCCTGCCCATGCAAGTCGCCCTGATGCTGGGCGAGACCATCGAGAAGGTCATCCCTGTCACGCTCGTGCTCGCGCTGGTGTTCACCGTGCTCGAGCATTTCTGGGCCTGCAATCCCGGACCGTCGTGGTGGCGCAAGCGCGAGATCGTGACCGACATCTGCTACTGGTTCTTCGTTCCGGTGTTTGCCCGCACCATGCGGATCGGCCTGTTGATCGTCACGGCCGGCATCGTCTTCAATATTCACGATGCCGACGAGCTGATCGCCTTCTACGACAATGGCCACGGCCCGCTGTCGCAACTACCGCTCTGGCTGCAGGGCGTGCTGTTCCTGGTTGCGTCCGATTTCATGCTCTACTGGCTGCACCGGCTGTTTCATGGCGGCGGGTTCTGGAAATACCACGCGGTCCATCACTCTTCGGAGGAGATCAGCTGGATTTCGGCGGCCCGCTTCCATCCGGTCAATCTGATGCTCGGCACCATCGGTGTGGACGTCGTGCTGCTGATGGCCGGCATTTCGCCGAACGTGATGATTTGGGTCGGTCCGTTCACGACCTTCCACTCGGCCTTCGTGCACGCCAATCTGAACTGGACTTTCGGTCCGTTCCGATATGTGCTGGCGACGCCGGTATTCCACCGCTGGCATCACACGCCTCTCGAAGAAGGCGGTGATACCAATTTTGCCGGCACCTTTCCGATCTGGGATGTGCTGTTCGGGACCTATCGCATGCCGAACGGCGAACTGCCGCAGGGCTACGGCAAGGATGAAGCGACCATGCCGAAGGAATTCCCCGGTCAGCTAGCCTATCCGTTCCGACACTAG
- a CDS encoding pilus assembly protein N-terminal domain-containing protein translates to MRKEFLRRHARICLLAAAAVLASPAIGLAEPTVDTIAVNVDQAKLVRLPGKVATIVVGNPLIADVTLQPGGMIVVTGKGYGATNFIALDRGGEILVDRQIQVEGPSDRLVTVYRGVERESYSCMPVCQRRVTLGDSDNFFNTTMGQAGALSNNASGSASSAPKAN, encoded by the coding sequence ATGCGTAAAGAGTTCCTGCGCCGTCATGCGCGCATCTGTCTCCTGGCCGCGGCCGCTGTGCTGGCCTCGCCGGCCATTGGTCTTGCTGAGCCCACCGTCGATACCATCGCCGTCAATGTCGACCAAGCCAAGCTGGTGCGGCTGCCCGGCAAGGTGGCTACGATCGTGGTCGGCAATCCTCTGATCGCCGACGTCACGCTTCAGCCAGGCGGGATGATCGTCGTGACTGGCAAGGGCTATGGCGCCACCAACTTCATAGCGCTCGATCGCGGCGGTGAGATCCTGGTTGATCGACAGATCCAGGTCGAGGGCCCGAGCGACCGTCTCGTCACCGTCTATCGCGGTGTCGAGCGGGAGTCCTATAGCTGCATGCCGGTCTGCCAGCGCCGCGTCACGCTTGGCGACAGCGACAACTTCTTCAATACCACGATGGGTCAGGCGGGTGCGCTGAGCAACAACGCTAGCGGCAGTGCGAGCTCGGCCCCAAAGGCCAACTAG